A stretch of the Bdellovibrio sp. 22V genome encodes the following:
- the gatA gene encoding Asp-tRNA(Asn)/Glu-tRNA(Gln) amidotransferase subunit GatA, with amino-acid sequence MDLTFASISEISDAVKAKKVSAKEVTKHFQGRIENLDGKLNSFTSKNENALQDAEAIDSRIAKGEDVGPMAGVPFGIKEMLCAKGMKATAGSKILENFVAPYDSTVVARLKKAGIVVMGKLNQDEFAMGSSNETSYFGAVKNPWNLECVPGGSSGGSAAAQAARLVVGTIGTDTGGSIRQPASFCGVVGVKPTYGRVSRYGIIAYASSLDQAGPMVSSVKDAALTMEVISGFDDRDSTTTQKAVPQWSKNLKADVKGLKIGLMKEYMKGSLHPDVQKTVENSIETLKKMGAEIVEVSVPMTEFAVPVYYLVAASEASSNLARYDGVKYGHRAEIKNLSAIELEDFYGLTRGEGFGKEVKRRIMLGTYCLSSGYYDAYYNKAGQVRRLIMNQYLEAFKSCDVILSAVTTAPAFKIGERISDPLTMYLNDIFTTSTNLAGLPGLSVPFGMSQDGLPIGIQLTAGHFEEQKMLDVAAALESASAVKGKHPHVI; translated from the coding sequence ATGGATTTAACATTTGCCTCGATCTCTGAAATTTCAGATGCCGTAAAAGCAAAAAAAGTCAGTGCGAAGGAAGTGACGAAACACTTTCAGGGTCGTATTGAAAATCTGGACGGAAAACTTAATTCCTTCACTTCAAAAAATGAAAATGCTTTGCAAGATGCGGAGGCCATTGATTCCCGCATTGCCAAAGGTGAAGACGTCGGGCCTATGGCGGGCGTTCCTTTTGGAATTAAAGAAATGCTTTGTGCAAAGGGCATGAAGGCGACAGCGGGCTCTAAAATTCTTGAAAACTTTGTGGCACCTTACGATTCTACGGTTGTAGCGCGCCTAAAAAAAGCCGGCATCGTCGTCATGGGAAAGTTGAACCAAGATGAATTTGCGATGGGCTCTTCCAACGAAACATCCTACTTCGGAGCCGTTAAAAACCCTTGGAATCTTGAATGTGTGCCAGGCGGGTCCTCCGGCGGTTCAGCCGCAGCTCAAGCAGCACGCTTGGTTGTAGGAACAATCGGAACCGATACCGGCGGATCGATTCGTCAACCTGCAAGTTTCTGCGGCGTGGTTGGTGTCAAACCAACGTACGGCCGAGTCAGTCGTTATGGGATCATCGCCTACGCTTCCTCCTTGGATCAGGCCGGCCCGATGGTGAGCAGTGTGAAAGACGCGGCCTTGACGATGGAAGTGATCTCGGGTTTTGACGATCGTGATTCCACGACAACACAAAAAGCGGTCCCGCAGTGGAGCAAAAATCTTAAGGCGGATGTAAAAGGTCTTAAGATCGGCCTCATGAAAGAGTACATGAAAGGCAGCTTGCACCCGGATGTGCAGAAGACTGTGGAAAACTCGATTGAAACATTAAAGAAAATGGGCGCGGAGATTGTTGAAGTCTCCGTGCCAATGACCGAGTTCGCCGTTCCTGTATACTATCTTGTTGCGGCCAGCGAAGCTTCTTCGAACTTAGCTCGTTATGATGGCGTTAAATATGGTCATCGTGCCGAGATCAAAAATCTTTCAGCGATAGAGCTGGAGGATTTCTACGGTCTGACTCGCGGTGAAGGTTTTGGTAAAGAAGTAAAACGCCGTATTATGCTTGGAACTTACTGTCTTTCCAGCGGTTACTACGATGCCTACTACAACAAAGCAGGCCAAGTGCGCCGCTTGATCATGAATCAATATTTGGAAGCCTTCAAAAGTTGCGACGTGATTCTAAGTGCGGTGACAACAGCACCAGCTTTTAAAATTGGCGAGCGCATTTCTGATCCTTTGACGATGTATCTCAATGATATTTTCACAACTTCAACAAATCTTGCCGGTCTGCCCGGCTTGAGCGTTCCTTTTGGAATGTCTCAAGACGGTTTGCCGATCGGAATCCAACTGACCGCGGGTCATTTTGAAGAACAAAAAATGTTGGATGTCGCCGCCGCACTGGAAAGTGCTTCTGCTGTGAAAGGAAAACATCCCCATGTCATCTAG
- the gatC gene encoding Asp-tRNA(Asn)/Glu-tRNA(Gln) amidotransferase subunit GatC → MIDKKTIEHIAKLARLHVTDEEAQEYSAQLAKALNHFEQISKINTAGVEPLITPTEIEAYWREDVVKQEFTAEEMTANAPAKAGNLFKVPPVV, encoded by the coding sequence GTGATTGACAAGAAAACGATCGAACACATTGCCAAACTCGCGCGCCTTCATGTGACAGACGAAGAGGCTCAAGAGTACAGCGCCCAACTGGCAAAAGCCCTGAATCATTTCGAGCAAATTTCCAAAATCAATACGGCAGGTGTTGAGCCCTTAATTACACCGACAGAAATCGAAGCCTACTGGCGCGAAGATGTTGTTAAGCAAGAGTTCACGGCCGAAGAAATGACGGCCAATGCTCCAGCCAAAGCGGGCAACCTCTTTAAAGTTCCACCTGTGGTTTAA
- the ligA gene encoding NAD-dependent DNA ligase LigA gives MSKKRHEELKKIISQHDYSYYVLDRPSITDFEYDQLFEELVQLEKKEKGLDISDSPTQRVGGTPLASFEKVAHRLPMLSLANSYSPEDIFDFDERIKKFLNTDKDIEYLCEPKFDGLSMELIYEDGVFVRALTRGDGSVGEDVTHNVRTIKSVPLKLNLKKAPELLEVRGEVLMFKQDFAKLNEAQQESGQQTFANPRNAAAGTVRQLDSKIAASRPLRFFAYALGASEGVTFKTQFEIEEYFADHGIPTAPKLNADLVQVCKGPDAVVAYYHMIEKIRPKLPFDIDGIVIKVNSLREQDDLGLVARSPRWATAAKFKPEQAITVIEDIQVQVGRTGALTPVAIMKPVKVGGVTVTNATLHNQDEINRKDVRVHDTVIVQRAGDVIPEVVSVILDKRPKNSKPFLLPEECPACGSLVQKLEGEVVTRCVNPLCIAMVKESLKHFVARRAMNIDKVGDRLIETLVDNKLVSRFSDFYRLTKEDILSLERQGEKSAENVIKSIENSKRPTLARFIFALGIRFVGEQTAKHLADHFLTIEKFIDASEEDLLQVPEIGPKVAKAIVTWTADGRLVKEIHDMEKLGVKISSPVRSHEGSLSGMSFLITGTLPVKRDDAKDLIEKNGGKILGSVSSKLNYLVVGDDPGSKVEKAQTLGVKIISWDDLQKMI, from the coding sequence ATGTCTAAAAAGCGCCACGAAGAGCTCAAAAAAATCATCTCCCAGCACGACTATAGCTACTACGTTCTTGATCGTCCTTCGATTACAGATTTCGAATACGACCAACTTTTCGAGGAACTCGTGCAACTTGAAAAGAAAGAAAAGGGACTTGATATTTCCGACTCTCCGACGCAAAGAGTGGGCGGAACTCCGCTGGCTTCCTTCGAAAAAGTCGCCCATCGCCTTCCTATGCTTTCCCTGGCGAACAGTTACTCTCCCGAGGATATTTTTGACTTTGATGAAAGAATCAAAAAATTTCTGAATACCGATAAAGATATTGAGTATCTTTGCGAGCCGAAGTTCGACGGTCTGTCCATGGAGTTGATCTATGAAGATGGCGTTTTTGTAAGAGCTCTCACGCGCGGAGACGGCAGTGTTGGTGAAGATGTCACCCACAATGTGCGAACTATTAAAAGTGTGCCATTAAAATTGAATTTGAAAAAAGCACCAGAACTTTTGGAAGTTCGTGGCGAAGTTTTAATGTTTAAACAGGATTTTGCGAAGCTGAACGAAGCCCAGCAAGAAAGCGGGCAACAAACTTTCGCAAATCCGCGCAACGCCGCCGCGGGAACCGTTCGCCAACTTGATTCAAAAATCGCGGCTTCTCGTCCGCTGCGTTTTTTCGCTTATGCCTTGGGAGCAAGCGAAGGAGTCACATTTAAAACGCAATTTGAGATTGAAGAATACTTTGCGGATCACGGCATTCCTACTGCGCCGAAACTCAACGCAGATCTAGTGCAAGTATGCAAGGGCCCGGACGCTGTCGTTGCATACTATCACATGATCGAAAAAATTCGTCCGAAGCTTCCGTTTGATATCGATGGTATTGTTATCAAGGTGAACTCTCTAAGAGAACAAGACGATCTGGGATTGGTGGCGCGAAGCCCGCGTTGGGCGACGGCTGCGAAGTTCAAGCCTGAACAAGCGATTACGGTGATTGAAGATATTCAAGTGCAAGTAGGTCGTACCGGAGCGCTTACACCCGTCGCAATTATGAAGCCCGTCAAGGTCGGTGGTGTGACGGTCACAAACGCAACTCTTCACAATCAAGATGAAATAAACCGCAAGGACGTACGTGTCCATGACACGGTGATTGTACAACGGGCAGGAGATGTCATTCCTGAAGTCGTCTCTGTCATTTTGGACAAGCGCCCGAAAAATTCAAAACCATTTCTTTTGCCTGAGGAATGCCCTGCTTGTGGATCTTTGGTGCAAAAACTCGAGGGCGAAGTCGTCACTCGTTGTGTGAACCCGCTTTGTATCGCGATGGTGAAAGAATCTTTGAAGCATTTCGTTGCAAGACGAGCAATGAACATCGACAAAGTCGGCGACCGTTTGATTGAAACTCTTGTTGATAACAAACTCGTTTCCCGTTTTTCAGATTTTTATCGCCTCACGAAAGAAGATATTTTGTCTTTGGAACGACAAGGGGAAAAATCGGCAGAGAATGTCATTAAGAGCATTGAAAACAGCAAACGTCCTACGCTTGCACGTTTTATCTTTGCCTTAGGAATTCGCTTCGTCGGGGAACAAACCGCAAAACACCTTGCGGATCACTTCCTGACGATTGAAAAGTTTATCGACGCGAGTGAAGAAGATCTTTTACAAGTTCCTGAAATTGGACCCAAGGTGGCTAAAGCGATTGTCACGTGGACTGCGGATGGCCGTCTTGTTAAAGAAATTCACGACATGGAAAAACTGGGCGTGAAAATCTCAAGCCCTGTGCGTTCGCATGAGGGAAGCCTTTCAGGAATGAGTTTCCTTATCACAGGAACACTGCCCGTAAAGCGCGACGATGCGAAAGATTTGATCGAGAAAAATGGCGGAAAAATCCTGGGATCTGTTTCTTCGAAGTTGAATTACTTGGTTGTGGGGGACGACCCGGGCTCAAAAGTAGAGAAAGCCCAAACCCTCGGAGTCAAAATCATCTCTTGGGATGATCTTCAGAAAATGATCTAA
- a CDS encoding histone-like protein, giving the protein MAEVLVVTSKVKKLIKEKGQMNTSAETIDVLSKAIEQLCLKGIESAKADGRKTVMARDIVIDHL; this is encoded by the coding sequence ATGGCAGAGGTACTTGTAGTTACAAGCAAAGTTAAAAAACTTATCAAGGAAAAAGGTCAAATGAACACATCTGCTGAGACAATCGATGTACTTAGCAAAGCTATTGAGCAACTTTGCTTGAAAGGTATCGAAAGTGCGAAAGCTGATGGTCGTAAGACTGTTATGGCGCGTGATATCGTCATTGACCACCTATAA
- a CDS encoding metallophosphoesterase yields MPTSFSQPYPDFRSASHTAIISDLHLSEAEPVNLKFPLWKKFKTRQFFFDDIFESFLKHIEEKAAGAPVELILNGDIFDFDSVLRLPEEPVFHISWLEKHRGLYPQEERSRYKIEVILKDHAEFVRALREFVLRGNRVIFVMGNHDLELHFAEVQEEIHRHIALPEHKRNEVRFVEWFYISNQDTLVEHGNQYDPYCMCEDPINPYVRGYNFVSLKLPFGNLACRYIMNGMGFFNPHVDTNYIMSLPEYIRFFLKYMVRAQPGLVITWFWGAMVTLLHSFFDRLAAPIRNPLKIEDRVALIAEKANAEPRMVRELKELFVAPAASNPFLLARELWLDRAFIVFLAFFLIFQLMVFVRSVYEISFFWAFIPLFLLLPFFLFYSKSVTSLVSGYKEPDDRVLAMASAITKAQRIVFGHTHNARHEIFGSVEHLNSGCWSPAFLDVECTKAVDQKTFVWISPTENGPRQAELFKFVDGKSELVTNPGRG; encoded by the coding sequence TTGCCCACGTCTTTTTCACAACCTTATCCTGATTTTAGATCCGCGTCGCATACGGCGATTATTAGTGATTTGCATTTAAGCGAAGCGGAGCCCGTGAATCTTAAATTTCCATTATGGAAAAAATTTAAGACAAGACAGTTTTTCTTCGATGATATCTTTGAAAGTTTCTTGAAACATATTGAAGAAAAAGCCGCAGGCGCACCGGTAGAGCTTATTTTAAACGGTGACATCTTCGACTTCGACAGTGTTTTGCGTCTGCCGGAAGAGCCGGTATTTCACATTAGCTGGCTTGAAAAACACCGTGGTCTTTATCCGCAAGAAGAAAGATCCCGCTACAAAATCGAAGTGATTTTGAAAGATCATGCGGAGTTTGTGCGCGCCTTGCGTGAATTCGTATTGCGCGGCAACCGTGTGATTTTTGTCATGGGAAATCATGACCTGGAACTACATTTTGCCGAAGTCCAAGAGGAAATCCATCGTCATATTGCTCTTCCAGAGCATAAACGCAACGAAGTCCGCTTCGTTGAATGGTTCTATATCAGCAATCAAGACACTTTGGTTGAGCACGGCAATCAATACGATCCCTATTGCATGTGTGAAGATCCTATCAATCCTTATGTTCGCGGCTACAATTTTGTCTCTTTGAAGCTGCCGTTCGGAAATCTGGCGTGCCGATACATTATGAATGGCATGGGATTTTTCAATCCGCACGTGGATACGAACTATATCATGAGTTTGCCAGAGTATATTCGCTTCTTCTTAAAGTACATGGTTCGTGCTCAACCGGGACTTGTTATCACATGGTTTTGGGGTGCAATGGTGACTCTCCTTCACTCGTTTTTTGATCGTTTGGCGGCGCCTATCAGAAATCCCCTTAAAATTGAAGACCGTGTTGCTTTGATCGCCGAAAAAGCCAATGCAGAACCGCGCATGGTTCGCGAACTCAAAGAACTTTTTGTTGCTCCGGCCGCAAGCAATCCTTTTTTACTGGCTCGGGAACTTTGGCTTGATAGAGCGTTCATCGTCTTTTTAGCCTTCTTTTTGATTTTTCAACTTATGGTCTTTGTTCGATCCGTGTATGAAATTTCTTTCTTCTGGGCGTTCATTCCACTGTTCTTACTTTTGCCGTTCTTCTTGTTTTACAGTAAGTCAGTAACGTCGTTGGTGTCGGGGTACAAAGAACCCGATGACCGGGTCCTGGCAATGGCGAGTGCAATCACAAAAGCGCAGCGCATTGTTTTTGGCCACACCCATAATGCCCGTCATGAAATTTTTGGTTCGGTTGAGCATCTTAATAGCGGGTGTTGGTCGCCGGCATTTTTGGATGTGGAGTGTACAAAGGCCGTCGATCAAAAAACATTCGTGTGGATCTCTCCGACGGAAAATGGACCGAGACAGGCGGAACTTTTTAAATTCGTGGATGGTAAATCAGAATTAGTTACTAATCCTGGAAGAGGATAG
- the murD gene encoding UDP-N-acetylmuramoyl-L-alanine--D-glutamate ligase, which translates to MKKTWANLPPKNMIVQMNEFIKNLKTPIAIVGMGKSGDAAYKLLQHFGFAKESLFTFDGKLETAHFKDPEAMMATAQPQTLVVSPGVPLTAGWIQKARQNGVKITSEISLAAACLTSEKLIGVTGSVGKSTTVSLLGAGLESFSHTGFVGGNLGIPFCEYALQVVEGKRPAADWVVLELSSYQLENCEGLKLDYSAITYFTSNHLERYESLQHYYDTKWSILSLTKNAMFLNSEGGDLVEYYKTNGDHEQVKIISKNDPAMAALHLEKALLIGQHNQDNLALASALALEAGWPKSSVEAMKNFKGLAHRLENVGTYKGIRFINDSKATAMDSVLIATTAAYDTLANQGKLYLLLGGRDKNLPWQDLIPLKNFKGMEFIFFGECRVIAQNKSLLPGKAFARLEEALHYALQEAKEKDTVLLSPGGTSLDEFKSFEDRGNFFKKKIEDFAKR; encoded by the coding sequence GTGAAAAAGACGTGGGCAAATCTGCCTCCCAAGAATATGATCGTGCAGATGAACGAATTTATCAAGAACCTGAAAACACCAATTGCCATTGTCGGAATGGGAAAAAGCGGTGATGCCGCCTATAAATTGCTTCAACACTTCGGCTTCGCGAAGGAATCTCTATTCACATTTGATGGAAAACTAGAGACGGCTCACTTTAAAGACCCCGAAGCAATGATGGCAACCGCCCAGCCGCAAACTTTGGTGGTGTCTCCGGGGGTGCCGCTAACGGCAGGATGGATTCAAAAAGCGCGACAAAACGGCGTTAAAATCACCAGTGAAATTTCTTTGGCAGCAGCATGCTTAACTTCCGAAAAGCTTATCGGCGTGACCGGTTCGGTCGGAAAAAGCACGACTGTTTCACTTTTAGGCGCCGGTCTTGAGTCTTTTTCTCACACAGGGTTTGTCGGAGGAAACTTAGGTATTCCTTTCTGTGAATATGCCCTGCAAGTCGTTGAAGGCAAAAGACCTGCGGCAGACTGGGTGGTTCTTGAGCTTTCAAGCTACCAGCTCGAAAATTGCGAAGGATTGAAACTCGATTACTCTGCTATTACGTATTTTACATCCAATCATCTTGAGCGTTACGAAAGTTTACAGCACTACTACGATACGAAGTGGAGTATTCTTTCTCTTACCAAAAACGCGATGTTCTTAAATAGTGAAGGCGGCGATCTGGTTGAGTACTATAAAACCAACGGAGATCATGAACAGGTAAAGATCATCTCAAAAAATGATCCTGCGATGGCCGCTTTGCACTTGGAAAAAGCGCTTCTGATTGGCCAGCACAATCAAGACAATCTTGCTTTAGCTTCGGCTCTTGCCCTAGAGGCAGGGTGGCCAAAATCTTCCGTCGAAGCGATGAAAAACTTTAAAGGACTTGCGCATCGTTTGGAAAATGTCGGCACCTATAAAGGCATTCGCTTTATCAACGACAGCAAAGCCACGGCGATGGACAGCGTTCTTATCGCGACAACTGCGGCCTATGACACTCTTGCGAATCAAGGAAAGCTTTATCTTCTTCTTGGCGGAAGAGACAAAAATCTTCCATGGCAAGATTTGATTCCTCTAAAAAATTTTAAAGGCATGGAGTTTATCTTCTTCGGTGAATGCCGAGTTATCGCGCAAAATAAATCTTTACTGCCCGGAAAGGCATTTGCTCGTCTTGAGGAGGCTCTTCACTATGCTCTTCAAGAGGCGAAAGAAAAAGACACGGTTCTTCTAAGTCCCGGCGGCACCAGTCTCGACGAGTTTAAATCCTTTGAAGATCGCGGAAACTTTTTTAAGAAAAAAATCGAAGATTTCGCGAAGAGATAA